From Miscanthus floridulus cultivar M001 chromosome 15, ASM1932011v1, whole genome shotgun sequence, the proteins below share one genomic window:
- the LOC136508175 gene encoding rho GTPase-activating protein 4-like — translation MTEVALLRGPTNLASTASRASASSSSSSALRYLANADSDVLPGSGSPERTAGSAGSRRLLELRGQEAAEEEEERWSFLALLFELLRKSLLGCRTVGGGEGEGEHGGCGMEIGLPTDVQHVAHVTFDRFHGFLGLPVEFEPEVPRRAPSASASVFGVSTESMQCSYDSRGNSVPTILLMMQRRLYEQGGLQAEGIFRINAENSQEEFVRDQLNSGIVPDGIDVHCMAGLIKAWFREMPRGVLDSIPPEQVMQCQSEEDCARVAKCLPPAEAALLDWAVNLMADVVQEEQINKMNDRNIAMVFAPNMTQMADPLTALMYAVQVMNFLKMLVQKTLKDREESTPEDVLLPQKDPSDENGHQKPSVTLDSLLEEGSRRPSFAKEEPLLNSPAHSTDDKSNETNTTLGVTAAFTAQTSEVVTSAEDSTSGLQPATAGPVAIADASSTTATHSLQGKGSRSLNRRTRKGKGQGQSGTCTAPAAEKSRGASIVSRINSKVERIEAWR, via the exons ATGACGGAGGTGGCGCTCCTCCGGGGCCCGACCAACCTCGCTTCCACCGCAAGCCGCGCCtccgcttcttcctcctcttcctcagcgCTGCGCTATTTAGCCAATGCCGACAGCGACGTGCTCCCAGGAAGCGGCAGCCCGGAGCGCACTGCGGGATCTGCAGGGAGCCGACGACTCCTTGAACTGCGCGGGCaagaggcggcggaggaggaagaggagcggTGGTCGTTCTTGGCGCTGCTCTTTGAGCTGCTGCGGAAGTCGCTGCTCGGGTGCAGGACGGTGggcggcggcgaaggcgaagGCGAACACGGCGGCTGCGGGATGGAGATTGGGTTGCCCACGGACGTGCAGCACGTCGCGCACGTCACGTTCGATAGGTTCCATGGATTCCTGGGGCTGCCCGTTGAATTCGAGCCCGAAGTGCCCCGCCGTGCTCCCAGTGCGAG TGCAAGTGTCTTCGGAGTTTCAACAGAATCAATGCAGTGTTCCTATGATTCCAGAGGAAACAGTGTCCCAACAATCCTCTTGATGATGCAGAGACGCCTTTATGAACAGGGTGGTCTTCAG GCAGAAGGTATCTTCCGCATAAATGCAGAGAATAGCCAGGAGGAGTTTGTGAGAGACCAATTAAATAGTGGAATTGTTCCGGATGGCATTGATGTCCACTGTATGGCAGGTCTAATCAAA GCCTGGTTTAGAGAAATGCCGAGGGGGGTTCTGGACTCTATCCCACCTGAACAGGTGATGCAATGCCAATCTGAAGAGGACTGTGCTCGGGTGGCGAAATGCCTTCCACCAGCTGAAGCAGCTTTGCTTGACTGGGCTGTTAATCTGATGGCTGATGTAGTCCAAGAAGAACAGATAAACAAGATGAATGATCGCAATATTGCTATGGTTTTTGCACCAAATATGACTCAG ATGGCAGATCCTTTGACTGCACTTATGTATGCAGTCCAAGTGATGAATTTTCTCAAGATGCTGGTACAAAAGACTCTCAAGGATAGAGAGGAGTCCACTCCAGAGGATGTTTTGCTGCCCCAGAAGGACCCATCTGATGAAAATGGGCATCAGAAACCCAGCGTGACACTTGATTCTCTCCTTGAGGAAGGATCTAGGCGCCCTTCTTTTGCCAAGGAAGAGCCCCTTCTGAACAGTCCTGCCCACAGCACTGATGATAAGTCTAATGAAACTAATACCACTTTAGGAGTCACTGCTGCTTTCACTGCCCAGACAAGTGAAGTAGTAACGAGTGCGGAGGACTCCACTAGTGGCTTACAACCTGCAACTGCTGGCCCAGTTGCTATTGCTGATGCTTCCAGCACGACAGCTACACATTCTCTTCAAGGCAAGGGGAGCCGAAGCCTGAATCGGCGGACTAGAAAGGGCAAAGGCCAGGGCCAGTCTGGTACATGCACCGCACCTGCAGCTGAGAAATCAAGAGGTGCGAGCATCGTGAGCCGGATAAACTCCAAGGTTGAGCGGATCGAAGCATGGAGATGA